In one window of Clavelina lepadiformis chromosome 4, kaClaLepa1.1, whole genome shotgun sequence DNA:
- the LOC143452997 gene encoding uncharacterized protein LOC143452997 — MTCEENSLSLSEFRLLLRDDDFVDYFNKFTCLPAFCQLVAYSKKQQQFILEPRLPSQHYVVDCNGIIEWLWRKRFSLFVKCALFHQYKLAKLLIEYNMLQQENGSCTTTEKLAERNATKDALKWLQKKCFGQVSSMRRFRKFLQRTWHGYKLYLFWIDAENFYQNLKRRTTNCMDLFSHIKEKYFVGTSDLCFQQHILNAAWLNLPDFHCQAMVDIGSRIYDIKFVLCLQKLCLHRLTTYWLPRYLITARITPHSDDDKLRYNSAQQYLKRSNTPCNLPNEPVPKSKHNIDDDKEVNITEALSGFDLIALKSKATDEYKNKQERYEILHESQINTTINTDIKRTVSFAEDNHLEKSSLGKTKGDILVHAHSKQASEPTIRKQLNQTSNGESFPEHSRPELEKENTNRRRTVSFAEESYPEKPSLEENTKKEKKDDAHPYPKHVSQQKLRRRSSPTANRESPAGRSRHGLEPENIVSNDELKSFKSKKIKHGENGVSKASSGGSESSESWEGVHDIFRKSKKDKNFQFSDRHRKRSIVARRQRFEQALQNTSSRKTSIRSEQLQKLKNEGKTKSDQQIVDNLQSVIKPKGSWKTVRAKSYHQETANERKLSSLFKTNDTNLTMKKVGGKTLLKVNTALVVSTNISPISGSNDNKGESVPGTNGSFCDITQEDASTPVIRRHSLARSVLTKLPESRRMDRKGSHESTDSNAIVTNLKKRRQTVKIKPKKTKQVTSTTVTFSLSGDGPKENSTGKVHDEEKPKRNIMPKKFHLRNFSKQSVLKPAQNVVNAIVQQSSRIFTITKDYKYREIPFNHRMILALQTDHAAGNPFYQFLIRTDNNEMVVYLHFWQDIEKCRLDYKFGTMNFVTFIKSMRSIVTHYLLPNSPRRVEAPESLRKAVIDEVLFTDLHDMPWELRKLQMEVLEDLKYSFESYCNQEIQSFFNAAALKTDDMIEGFQHKPGIKSSNTCTNNRISSTICIVSKPPKQWNLKNRHQSSSTEMTARMLRSQKLVLEGNLPAGRTLIFKTESEEELEVSDDDGHIQTPPPPKIVIKTPADLKHIASMAIREYPDPSKPMKNHTRVQIVEGHPQQASFYKPIKRGGLYIRRPLNRPSNFNEVLRDTTHLEFFKRYLKAHRSDRPFLFWIAVEGVKNIENVKERQQKARSIIKRYFHSSKSTADKLLQCDADIIREIPLLNIVTTSMLFTAQNIIAKMLEDRWFRKYADTFTDPVFLSSTDEIHSVGVKSTNMRQQHLRRVWLVFTDFIKRAAMFMRCMRNKKFIDLFNKFLDREIHSKEDLFQPVDDSMQSDVVAEHSLAAVPMVDPSQNMDNENERQPHKQRIVNGRLVIFDFLPTDLRFWREILSFKVMADSTSATKRLSKYRDSEYKMLKWKAKLIVNCYLDSTIQPAVRVNVPPEIAEITIESLQNGLIDGALFHEATIYIFPLLLVFWKKFCEEYYKYTPVLSKRYKRLYGLKMTPVVAASVRQKKRASLGKESLSKSVFPELKPRLTTADFPNYLHMDPKTFRRKRGSVLGAADDSGPRLTFSVSKGVTLFQPVHRRKYTVTKNESLDVHAVLDTDLISTNNSSRNPHTSPIPLTRRGRRTSILDTSLLEQFAKNTQDF; from the exons ATGACGTGCGAGG AGAATTCGTTGTCATTGAGTGAATTCAGACTCTTACTTCGTGATGATGATTTCGTCGACTACTTTAACAAGTTTACATGTTTACCG GCTTTTTGTCAGCTAGTTGCTTACAGCAAGAAACAACAACAGTTCATTTTGGAACCACGCTTACCCAGCCAACATTAT GTGGTAGATTGTAATGGTATTATCGAATGGCTTTGGAGAAAAAGGTTTTCCTTGTTTGTAAAGTGCGCGCTTTTCCATCAGTACAAGCTAGCAAAGCTTCTAATCGAGTATAACATGTTACAACAAGAAAATGGTAGTTGTACCACAACAG AAAAACTTGCAGaaagaaatgcaacaaaagaTGCACTGAAATGGCTACAGAAAAAGTGCTTCGGGCAAGTATCTTCAATGCGTCGTTTTAGAAAGTTTCTCCAAAGAACTTGGCATGGTTACAAACTTTATCTATTTTGGATAGATGCTGAAAACTT TTACCAGAATTTAAAGAGAAGAACAACGAATTGCATGGATTTATTTTCCCacatcaaagaaaaatattttgtcggTACCAGCGACCTTTGTTTTCAACAGCACATATTAAACGCAGCATGGTTAAATCTTCCAGATTTTCATTGCCAAGCAATGGTTGACATTGGAAGTCGCATTTACGACATAAAATTTGTTCTTTGTCTTCAAAAG CTTTGTCTTCATCGGCTTACCACGTATTGGCTTCCTCGATATCTAATAACTGCTCGAATAACTCCTCATTCAGACGATGATAAATTACGCTACAACTCGGCACAACAATACCTGAAACGGTCAAATACGCCTTGCAATTTACCCAACGAACCTGTGCCAAAAAGCAAGCACAATATTGATG aTGACAAAGAAGTCAACATTACAGAAGCGCTTTCGGGCTTCGATTTAATAGCCCTTAAAAGCAAAGCAACTGATGAATACAAAAATAAGCAAGAAAGATATGAAATTCTTCATGAAAGCCAAATAAACACAACAATAAATACAGACATAAAGCGGACGGTTTCCTTTGCAGAAGACAACCATCTGGAAAAGTCAAGCTTGGGAAAAACGAAAGGCGATATACTCGTACATGCGCACTCCAAGCAAGCTTCTGAGCCAACAATAAGAAAACAGTTAAACCAAACTTCAAATGGAGAATCTTTTCCTGAGCACAGTCGTCCTGAGttggaaaaagaaaatacaaacagAAGGCGAACAGTTTCCTTTGCAGAAGAAAGCTATCCGGAAAAGCCAAGCTTGGAAGAAAACaccaagaaagaaaagaaagatGATGCACATCCGTACCCCAAGCATGTTTCTCAGCAAAAATTAAGAAGACGATCAAGTCCAACCGCAAATAGAGAATCTCCCGCTGGGCGCAGTCGTCATGGATTGGAACCGGAAAATATTGTGAGTAATGATGAGTTGAAGAgtttcaaatcaaaaaaaataaaacatgggGAAAATGGAGTCTCAAAAGCATCTTCTGGAGGAAGTGAAAGTTCGGAAAGTTGGGAGGGTGTACATGACATATTTCggaaaagcaaaaaagataaaaacttcCAATTTAGTGATCGCCATCGAAAACGATCGATAGTAGCCCGCCGACAGCGCTTTGAACAAGCTTTACAAAATACTAGCAGCCGTAAAACAAGCATTAGGTCTGAGCAACtgcaaaaactgaaaaacgAAGGAAAAACTAAATCTGACCAGCAg ATCGTAGATAACTTGCAAAGTGTCATAAAGCCAAAAGGATCTTGGAAAACAGTAAGAGCCAAATCATACCATCAAGAAACCGCAAATGAACGAAAATTATCCTCTTTATTCAAGACAAATGACACAAACTTGACTATGAAAAAAGTTGGAggaaaaactttgttaaaagtaaat ACAGCATTGGTTGTTTCCACTAACATTTCGCCTATTTCTGGATCTAATGATAACAAGGGCGAAAGTGTGCCTGGCACTAATGGTTCATTTTGCGACATAACTCAGGAAGATGCTAGTACACCTGTGATTCGACGACATTCACTTGCCAG ATCTGTGCTTACAAAACTTCCTGAAAGTAGAAGAATGGATCGCAAAGGATCTCATGAATCAACAGATTCAAATGCTATCGTTACTAATTTAAAGAAACGACGCCAAACTGTTAAAATCAAACCAAAAAAGACTAAGCAG GTTACTAGTACTACCGTAACATTCAGTTTGTCTGGCGATGGACCTAAAGAAAATTCAACTGGAAAAGTACACGACGAAGAAAAGCCTAAGAGAAATATCATGCcgaaaaaatttcatttgcgaaatttttcaaaacaatcgGTTTTAAAACCGGCACAAAATGT GGTGAACGCAATAGTGCAGCAATCCTCGCGCATTTTTACAATCACTAAAGACTACAAGTATCGGGAGATTCCTTTCAACCACAGAATGATTTTAGCTCTACAAACGGATCATGCTGCTGGAAACCcattttatcagtttttgatCAGAACTGACAACAATGAAATGGTGGTTTATCTACACTTTTGGCAGGATATTGAAAAATGTCGTTTGGATTACAAATTTGGAACCATGAATTTCGTTACTTTTATCAAATCG ATGAGATCAATCGTTACCCACTACTTGCTCCCTAACTCTCCACGTCGCGTTGAAGCACCAGAAAGTTTACGAAAAGCTGTAATCGACGAGGTTCTATTTACAGACCTGCATGATATGCCTTGGGAATTAAGAAAGTTACAGATGGAAGTCTTGGAAGATTTAAAATACAGCTTTGAATCGTATTGTAACCAGGAGATTCAGTCATTTTTTAATGCTGCT GCCCTTAAAACGGATGACATGATCGAGGGATTTCAACACAAGCCCGGAATAAAAAGTTCAAACACTTGTACAAATAATAGAATTTCAAGCACGATTTGCATAGTTTCAAAACCGCCGAAGCAATGGAATCTCAAAAACCGCCATCAGAGTTCAAGTACCGAAATGACCGCCCGAATGTTAAGGTCGCAAAAGCTTGTTCTTGAAGGCAATTTACCCG CTGGTCGCAcattaattttcaaaacgGAGAGTGAGGAAGAATTGGAAGTTAGCGACGATGATGGTCACATACAAACTCCCCCACCTCCAAAAATTGTCATAA AAACACCAGCAGACTTAAAACACATTGCATCTATGGCTATTCGTGAATATCCTGATCCAAGCAAGCCAATGAAAAATCATACGCGCGTACAAATTGTTGAGGGCCATCCCCAGCAAGCTTCTTTTTATAAGCCGATCAAGCGAGGGGGTCTATACATAAGACGACCACTGAATCGTCCCAG CAACTTCAATGAGGTTTTACGGGACACAACACATTTGGAATTTTTCAAGCGttatttaaaagctcatagaAGTGACAGACCTTTCCTGTTCTGGATAGCGGTGGAGGGGGTTAAGAATAtagaaaatgtaaaagaaCGCCAACAGAAGGCTCGATCTATTATCAAAAGATATTTTCACAGTTCTAAATCGACCGCTGACAAACTTCTGCAGTGCGATGCAGACATCATTCG GGAGATCCCACTTCTGAACATTGTAACTACTTCAATGCTCTTTACTGCACAAAATATTATAGCGAAGATGTTAGAAGATCGGTGGTTCCGCAAATATGCTGATACTTTTACAGATCCTGTGTTTCTTTCTTCAACAGACGAAATTCACAGTGTTGGTGTTAAATCAACAAATATGAGACAACAACATTTG AGACGAGTATGGCTTGTTTTCACTGATTTTATcaaacgtgctgcgatgttCATGCGATGTATGAGAAATAAGAAGTTCATTGACTTGTTTAACAAATTTCTGGATCGCGAAATACATAGTAAAGAAGATCTGTTTCAACCTGTTGATGATAGCATGCAGTCAG ACGTGGTCGCCGAGCATAGCCTTGCTGCAGTGCCCATGGTTGATCCCTCACAAAACATGGACAATGAGAACGAACGCCAACCGCATAAGCAAAGAATAGTGAATGGTCGGCTTGTAATTTTTGACTTCCTTCCAACAGATTTGCGATTCTGGAGAGAAATTCTAAG CTTTAAGGTTATGGCTGACAGTACCTCAGCTACGAAAAGATTATCGAAATATCGAGACAGTGAATACAAAATGCTAAAATGGAAGGCAAAGTTAATAGTAAATTGCTATCTTGACTCAACAATTCAACCAGCTGTACGA GTTAATGTGCCACCAGAAATTGCTGAAATAACGATCGAATCGTTACAAAATGGTCTGATCGATGGAGCGTTATTTCACGAAGCCACAATCTATATATTTCCACTACTGCTTGTCTTCTGGAAAAA GTTTTGCGAAGAATACTACAAATACACACCAGTACTTTCTAAACGATATAAGCGTTTATATGGATTAAAGATGACTCCGGTCGTAGCCGCGTCTGTGCGACAAAAAAAGAGAGCAAGTTTGGGAAAAGAAAGTCTTTCTAAAAGCGTATTTCCGGAGTTGAAGCCCAGACTTACAACTGCTGATTTTCCAAATTATCTTCATATGGATCCTAAAACATTTAGAAGAAAACGTGGCTCCGTATTAGGAG CCGCAGATGACTCGGGCCCTCGGCTTACGTTTTCAGTTAGCAAAGGCGTAACATTATTCCAGCCCGTTCATCGCAGAAAATATACTGTGACGAAAAACGAAAG TTTGGATGTGCACGCAGTCTTGGATACTGATTTAATCAGCACTAACAATTCGTCTCGGAACCCTCACACTTCGCCAATCCCACTAACACGACGGGGACGTCGAACTAGTATTCTTGATACCAGCTTGTTAGAgcagtttgcaaaaaatactCAAGATTTCTAA